A region of Moorena producens PAL-8-15-08-1 DNA encodes the following proteins:
- a CDS encoding NHLP family bacteriocin export ABC transporter peptidase/permease/ATPase subunit, with amino-acid sequence MKQKRIKTPTLLQMEAVECGAAALGIILSYYGRIVPLEELRVSCGVSRDGSKASNLVKAARRYGMQAKGYKKSLANLKKLHPPFIVFWNFNHFLVVEGFSKKIVFLNDPAAGPRRVTSEEFDQGYTGVVLVIEPGPEFKKGGQKPSVTLALWLRLKGSIPAITYCIIVGFLLVFPGLVIPVFNQIFVDNVLVESRTDWLRPLILAMAITVLLQGVLTLLQLRYLRQLKIKLSVGMSSQFLWHILRLPARFYAQRFAGEISNRVKLNDKVADVLSGQLATTVINSVMVIFYALVMFAYDSVLTVIAIVFALVNVLTLQWLARKRVDSYMQLALDRGKAAGVAIAGLQGIESVKASATESDFFARWSGYYAKAVNGQQKLEVANQVLGVLPPLLTSLTSMLILAVGGLRVMEGSLSIGMLVAFQSLMNSFQKPVNQLVRFGSTLQELDGDLNRLDDVLGNPIDPQLREGLAQTAHSPNRPQDPVAGQRGDQAESDSFPTLQVCLQGHVELRNITFGYSRIDRPLIENFNLTLKPGQRVALVGGSGSGKSTIAKIVTGLYQPWSGQILFDGIPKEQIPRLVLTNSLAMVEQEIFLFGGTVRDNLTLWDKTVPLSEIVRSCQDAAIHEVIQALPGGYEAQLMEGAGNLSGGQRQRLEIARALVNDPAILVMDEATSALDGSTETIIDQNLRRRGISCIIVAHRLSTIRDCDEIIVLERGKVVQRGTHEELWQQGGVYRQLISSSY; translated from the coding sequence ATGAAACAAAAACGAATCAAAACCCCCACTCTATTGCAAATGGAAGCAGTAGAATGTGGTGCCGCTGCTCTAGGAATTATTCTGAGTTACTATGGTCGGATTGTGCCCTTAGAGGAACTTAGGGTTAGTTGTGGTGTGTCCCGCGATGGTTCTAAAGCATCTAATTTGGTTAAAGCTGCTAGGCGTTATGGAATGCAAGCCAAGGGTTATAAAAAATCCCTGGCTAACCTTAAAAAATTGCATCCTCCATTTATTGTGTTTTGGAATTTTAATCATTTCCTAGTAGTAGAAGGATTTAGTAAAAAAATCGTCTTTCTCAATGATCCAGCTGCTGGTCCAAGACGGGTAACCAGCGAGGAATTTGATCAGGGTTACACGGGGGTAGTGCTGGTAATTGAACCAGGACCAGAGTTCAAAAAGGGGGGTCAAAAACCCAGTGTAACATTAGCGCTATGGTTACGACTAAAAGGGTCTATTCCTGCAATTACATACTGTATAATAGTAGGATTTTTATTAGTTTTTCCTGGCTTAGTTATTCCGGTCTTTAATCAAATTTTTGTAGATAATGTGTTGGTCGAAAGTCGCACTGATTGGCTACGTCCCTTGATTTTAGCCATGGCAATTACGGTGCTCCTGCAGGGGGTGTTGACCCTGTTACAATTGCGGTATTTGAGACAACTAAAAATTAAGTTATCCGTAGGAATGTCCAGCCAATTTCTCTGGCACATCCTGCGATTACCAGCAAGATTTTATGCCCAGCGGTTTGCTGGAGAAATTAGTAATCGGGTTAAGCTAAATGACAAAGTCGCTGACGTGCTTTCGGGTCAGTTGGCAACAACAGTGATTAATTCGGTCATGGTAATCTTTTATGCCCTGGTGATGTTTGCCTATGATTCTGTACTGACTGTAATTGCTATAGTTTTTGCCTTGGTAAATGTCTTGACTTTACAATGGCTGGCTCGTAAGCGGGTGGACAGCTATATGCAATTAGCCCTAGACCGGGGTAAGGCAGCTGGGGTAGCGATCGCTGGACTACAGGGCATAGAAAGTGTCAAGGCATCGGCAACGGAGTCGGATTTCTTTGCGAGGTGGTCCGGTTACTATGCTAAAGCGGTTAATGGTCAGCAGAAACTGGAAGTAGCAAACCAAGTTTTAGGGGTTTTACCGCCTCTGCTAACCTCCTTAACCTCTATGCTAATTTTGGCGGTTGGGGGTCTAAGGGTAATGGAAGGATCTCTGAGTATTGGGATGTTAGTGGCTTTTCAAAGCTTGATGAACAGTTTTCAGAAGCCTGTCAACCAGTTAGTCAGGTTTGGCAGTACTCTCCAGGAACTCGATGGTGACCTCAATCGCTTGGATGATGTATTGGGCAACCCGATTGACCCCCAGTTGAGGGAAGGGTTAGCTCAAACCGCTCATTCCCCTAACCGCCCCCAAGATCCAGTGGCAGGTCAAAGGGGAGATCAAGCAGAATCTGATTCATTTCCCACTCTCCAGGTCTGCCTTCAAGGTCATGTAGAATTACGCAATATTACCTTTGGCTATTCCCGGATAGATCGACCGTTAATTGAGAACTTTAATCTGACCCTGAAACCTGGTCAAAGGGTAGCACTAGTAGGGGGTAGTGGTTCGGGAAAGTCTACCATAGCAAAGATAGTAACTGGTCTATACCAACCTTGGTCAGGGCAGATTTTATTTGATGGCATTCCAAAAGAGCAGATTCCCAGGTTGGTGTTGACGAATTCCTTAGCAATGGTAGAACAGGAAATATTTCTTTTTGGGGGGACAGTGCGGGATAATCTGACCTTGTGGGATAAGACGGTACCCCTGTCTGAGATAGTGCGCTCTTGTCAGGATGCGGCAATTCACGAGGTGATTCAGGCACTACCTGGGGGATATGAAGCCCAACTGATGGAAGGAGCTGGAAATTTAAGTGGGGGTCAGCGTCAACGTCTGGAAATTGCTAGAGCGTTGGTTAATGACCCAGCGATTTTGGTGATGGATGAGGCAACTAGTGCCTTGGATGGGTCAACGGAAACGATTATTGACCAGAATCTCAGGCGTCGGGGTATTTCTTGTATTATTGTAGCCCACCGCTTGAGTACGATTCGAGATTGTGATGAGATTATTGTTCTGGAGCGGGGTAAGGTGGTGCAACGGGGTACCCATGAGGAATTGTGGCAGCAAGGGGGAGTTTATAGGCAGTTGATTAGTTCAAGTTATTAG
- a CDS encoding SRPBCC family protein has protein sequence MQNAQIFEQSIKINASATIVERCITDQSLMHRWLNPILRCESVGQWSTDVGSRSRFIINIPWLQPTLKSVVIDRKPGLVVWQFQGFFKGRDRWECQPAEQGTRLVNRFEFEIPNPIVSWGFNSFAAQWTQNDMKAQLRRLKLVAEEIYRRD, from the coding sequence ATGCAAAACGCCCAAATTTTTGAACAATCCATTAAAATTAATGCGAGCGCCACCATTGTCGAGCGCTGTATCACTGACCAGAGCTTAATGCATCGCTGGCTCAACCCGATTTTGCGTTGTGAATCAGTGGGGCAGTGGAGTACTGATGTCGGGAGTCGCTCGCGGTTTATTATTAACATTCCCTGGTTGCAGCCCACTCTCAAGAGTGTGGTTATCGACCGCAAGCCAGGGTTAGTGGTTTGGCAGTTCCAGGGTTTTTTCAAAGGACGAGACCGCTGGGAGTGTCAGCCAGCTGAACAAGGCACCCGTTTGGTCAACCGTTTTGAATTTGAAATTCCCAACCCCATCGTTAGCTGGGGGTTCAACAGCTTTGCTGCCCAATGGACTCAGAATGATATGAAAGCCCAACTCAGACGCCTTAAGTTAGTAGCAGAGGAGATTTACCGACGTGATTGA
- the tnpA gene encoding IS200/IS605 family transposase, whose product MRNSAKSYRHDPHSVGLATVHLCFIPKRRKSVLVGEIRTRLNEIFQSVAQEKGWFIRSVEIAPDHVHLLVEYDPKHSIAEVVKAFKGRSSRLLRKEFPELLKLPSLWPRSYFYETTGKVSTNKIKQYIEDRHHW is encoded by the coding sequence ATGAGAAATTCAGCAAAAAGCTATCGTCATGATCCTCACAGCGTAGGATTGGCAACTGTTCATTTATGCTTCATCCCCAAGCGGCGCAAGTCAGTTTTAGTTGGGGAGATTAGAACCCGCCTAAATGAGATCTTTCAATCAGTTGCTCAGGAGAAAGGATGGTTTATCCGGTCGGTTGAGATAGCTCCCGATCATGTTCACTTACTGGTTGAGTATGACCCTAAGCATTCCATAGCTGAAGTTGTCAAGGCGTTTAAAGGGCGAAGCTCAAGATTACTAAGGAAAGAGTTTCCTGAATTGCTGAAATTACCTTCACTATGGCCTAGATCCTATTTCTACGAGACTACGGGTAAAGTGAGTACCAACAAAATCAAGCAGTACATTGAAGATCGGCATCATTGGTAA
- a CDS encoding NHLP bacteriocin system secretion protein: MLKNKKSLFRQESLERLSSPERLDQLMQVVNPRDWLPLAALGGLVFLAVIWSIFGRIPITVTGQGVLIRPRRLVQFQSTISGQLDSLNVGEGQCFEKNYVLATIDPSELKKQLQLQRRKLSQLQVQDRDSNLISTQLTELETDAIANQRASLEQRLQDAMALTPVLKEKNLTAIARQRQSLNQQLRDAMALTPVLQDKGLKAIAQQRQSLEQRLRDLIAQVPVFKRRWQKRQELSAVGGIAEDAVLQAEQEYRQAVQSISELEAQLKQLDVSETETEGTYVQNLSTISDIQVKLEELSVRETEAQQKYLDNLNTISQIRAQLQELDTKEKRLDQQNLESSNQRSNQIQDVKLEIARLEKQLADKSKILSPYAGCVVEIAAARGQVVQPGTQLGTMTVKGQSDGIEGITYFSVKDGKKIQPGMLIQITPDTVKRQRFGGIVGKITSVSPYPVTREGAASVVGNPEVVDNLIGQGGAMIEVYAQLEADYTTFSGYQWSSSDGPDLKISAGTTTTARVRVKERVPITFVLPILREWSGIY, translated from the coding sequence ATGTTAAAGAACAAGAAAAGTCTGTTTCGCCAAGAATCACTCGAACGGCTATCTTCCCCAGAACGGCTGGATCAGTTGATGCAAGTGGTTAATCCTAGGGATTGGCTACCGTTAGCGGCTTTGGGGGGTTTGGTGTTTTTGGCTGTGATTTGGAGTATTTTTGGACGGATTCCCATCACTGTCACCGGTCAAGGAGTACTAATCCGTCCCCGGCGGCTAGTACAGTTTCAGTCCACTATATCTGGACAGTTGGACTCTCTAAATGTCGGGGAGGGGCAATGCTTTGAGAAAAATTATGTCCTGGCAACCATTGACCCATCTGAACTCAAAAAGCAGTTACAGCTGCAACGGAGGAAACTAAGTCAATTGCAGGTACAGGATCGGGATAGCAATTTAATTTCAACTCAGCTCACCGAACTGGAAACGGATGCGATCGCAAACCAGCGAGCTAGCTTAGAGCAACGGTTGCAAGATGCCATGGCTCTGACTCCTGTACTCAAAGAGAAAAACTTAACTGCGATCGCTCGACAGCGTCAAAGTCTAAACCAACAGCTGCGGGATGCCATGGCTCTGACTCCAGTATTACAGGATAAGGGATTGAAAGCGATCGCACAGCAGCGCCAAAGCTTAGAACAACGGCTTAGGGATCTTATAGCTCAAGTCCCAGTTTTCAAACGGAGATGGCAAAAGCGTCAGGAACTGTCGGCGGTAGGGGGAATTGCCGAAGATGCGGTTTTACAAGCGGAACAAGAGTATCGCCAAGCCGTGCAGAGTATCTCGGAGCTGGAAGCACAGTTGAAGCAACTGGATGTTAGTGAAACTGAAACAGAAGGCACATACGTACAGAATCTCAGTACGATTAGCGATATTCAAGTCAAGTTAGAGGAACTCAGTGTTCGAGAAACTGAGGCGCAACAAAAATATTTGGATAATCTTAATACTATATCCCAAATCAGAGCACAGTTACAAGAGTTGGATACCAAGGAAAAACGTTTAGACCAACAGAATTTGGAAAGTTCTAATCAACGAAGCAATCAGATTCAGGACGTGAAGCTAGAAATTGCTCGACTGGAAAAGCAACTGGCAGACAAGAGTAAAATTCTGAGTCCTTACGCTGGGTGCGTTGTCGAAATTGCTGCTGCTAGGGGACAAGTGGTTCAACCCGGAACCCAGCTCGGCACCATGACAGTTAAGGGACAAAGTGATGGCATCGAGGGCATTACCTATTTCTCGGTCAAGGACGGGAAAAAGATTCAACCAGGAATGCTGATTCAAATTACACCGGATACAGTCAAGCGGCAACGATTTGGTGGCATTGTGGGCAAAATTACTTCAGTTTCACCCTATCCTGTAACTCGCGAGGGAGCAGCTAGTGTAGTTGGGAATCCAGAAGTAGTAGATAATCTGATCGGTCAGGGGGGAGCAATGATAGAAGTCTACGCTCAATTAGAAGCCGATTATACCACGTTTAGTGGCTACCAATGGTCATCTTCTGATGGTCCAGACTTGAAAATTTCTGCCGGAACTACTACCACCGCTAGGGTGAGAGTAAAAGAGCGTGTGCCGATTACCTTTGTCTTGCCGATTTTGCGGGAATGGAGTGGAATTTATTGA
- a CDS encoding NblA/ycf18 family protein: MSKPVELSLEQKFNLRSFESQVQKMSREQAQEFLIKLYEQMMMRETMYKEVLKHEWGL; encoded by the coding sequence ATGTCTAAACCAGTAGAACTTTCCCTGGAGCAAAAATTTAACCTGCGGTCCTTTGAATCTCAGGTCCAGAAAATGAGCCGTGAGCAAGCTCAGGAATTCCTAATCAAACTCTATGAGCAAATGATGATGCGTGAAACAATGTACAAAGAAGTCCTAAAACACGAGTGGGGATTATAG
- a CDS encoding aldo/keto reductase, which yields MTRKTTRRKFIVTSVAAAGGIVGSAAWHQQQSQLSATAAIQLPTAATMPERVLGKTGVKLPIFGLGGAGQTPLSKMNREADAVAQIEAALQFGIRYFDTAASYGPSEYYMGKVLPAYRSNLFLATKTAQRDRDGAWRELERSLKRLQTDSIDLWQLHHVSFHETLDQIFSPNGAIKAFEEAKEQGIVKYLGITGHHEPDVIAEGLRRYPFDTTLISLNAADVHHPRPFAKTVLPVAREKNVGVVAMKVPAYGRLFKNGVLDGMEQAMGYVLSLEGVHSCIIAAESVKQLESNFKVAQAFQSLSSQQMTAIEARTASAWQDNTFFRRWT from the coding sequence ATGACACGTAAAACAACTCGACGTAAGTTTATCGTGACCAGTGTTGCTGCTGCGGGTGGTATTGTGGGAAGTGCAGCATGGCATCAACAGCAGTCTCAACTGTCAGCAACAGCAGCTATTCAACTGCCAACAGCAGCTACAATGCCAGAACGAGTGTTAGGCAAAACGGGGGTGAAACTTCCAATCTTTGGGTTGGGAGGTGCAGGACAAACCCCTTTGTCGAAGATGAATCGAGAAGCTGATGCCGTCGCCCAAATTGAAGCAGCATTACAGTTTGGAATTCGTTATTTTGATACCGCAGCTAGTTATGGCCCCAGCGAATACTATATGGGTAAGGTATTACCTGCTTATAGATCTAATCTATTTTTAGCAACAAAAACAGCACAACGAGATCGAGATGGGGCTTGGCGAGAGTTAGAGCGATCGCTTAAACGCCTTCAAACTGATTCTATCGATTTATGGCAATTACATCACGTTTCTTTTCACGAAACGTTAGATCAGATTTTTAGTCCCAATGGCGCTATCAAAGCCTTTGAAGAAGCAAAAGAACAAGGAATTGTGAAATATTTAGGCATTACCGGACATCATGAACCGGATGTGATTGCAGAGGGGTTGCGGCGCTATCCCTTTGATACTACCTTAATTTCTCTGAATGCGGCAGATGTTCACCATCCTCGACCTTTTGCCAAAACTGTTTTACCAGTGGCGCGAGAGAAAAATGTAGGAGTCGTTGCTATGAAAGTTCCGGCTTATGGCAGGTTATTCAAAAATGGTGTGTTAGATGGCATGGAGCAAGCCATGGGTTATGTGCTCTCTCTGGAGGGAGTACATTCTTGTATTATTGCTGCCGAATCCGTCAAGCAATTAGAATCCAATTTTAAAGTCGCCCAAGCATTCCAATCCTTAAGTTCACAACAAATGACTGCTATTGAAGCACGGACAGCTTCTGCTTGGCAAGACAATACATTTTTCCGGCGGTGGACTTAG
- a CDS encoding universal stress protein: MFQHCLICTDFSDGLYRLVDFVPSLAAGGLKKIIFCHFVALWEEGEIPRIDEEGIEQARQRFEKCLTNIPEGVEVQIEVSSGRPSDSIPKIAKRYHADVILIGTPVRSLLQEKLFGSTTATLSKECSTPLLMLRPQLISAYTCEELDLRCKHLFRYLLIPYDGTTASQSVVERVKEYAKQAPDDSLKQCMLLWVVSEGGRRELSKEPQLQKAQDKLEPVKAELEELGLQVNTDVRVGNPREEILDTALEYDITAIAISSDQKGKFLDWSVRSLAGDLMRSSWHPVLFLPPRS; this comes from the coding sequence ATGTTTCAGCATTGCCTAATCTGCACCGATTTCTCTGACGGTTTATATCGGCTAGTAGACTTTGTCCCCAGTTTAGCGGCTGGTGGGCTTAAGAAAATCATCTTCTGCCACTTTGTTGCGCTTTGGGAAGAGGGAGAAATACCTCGCATTGATGAAGAAGGAATAGAACAAGCTCGCCAGCGCTTTGAAAAATGTTTGACCAACATACCTGAAGGGGTAGAGGTTCAAATCGAAGTGAGTTCAGGTCGTCCTAGTGACAGTATTCCTAAAATCGCCAAACGTTACCATGCTGATGTCATACTGATTGGCACCCCAGTGCGCAGCTTATTACAAGAAAAGCTTTTCGGTAGCACTACAGCAACCTTGAGCAAGGAATGTAGTACACCATTGCTAATGCTGCGACCACAACTGATTTCAGCTTACACCTGCGAAGAACTCGATCTACGCTGCAAACATCTATTCCGGTATTTGCTAATTCCCTATGACGGCACTACAGCGTCTCAATCTGTCGTGGAAAGGGTCAAAGAGTATGCTAAACAAGCACCCGATGACTCACTAAAGCAGTGTATGCTGTTGTGGGTAGTTAGCGAAGGGGGGCGCAGAGAATTATCTAAAGAGCCTCAGCTACAAAAAGCTCAAGACAAGCTAGAACCAGTAAAAGCAGAGTTAGAAGAGCTTGGCTTACAGGTCAATACAGACGTGCGAGTGGGCAATCCCCGTGAAGAGATTTTAGACACAGCCTTAGAATATGATATTACTGCGATCGCAATCTCTTCCGATCAAAAAGGGAAATTCTTAGATTGGTCAGTGCGTAGCTTAGCCGGTGATTTAATGCGCAGCAGCTGGCACCCTGTTCTATTCTTGCCACCACGAAGCTAA
- a CDS encoding SH3 domain-containing protein: MIRKISGWRKLLVVCISVALAFTAFPAPSYATSPAIAQFTPSSRLENISFENQAKFQLAAATDKCRKVVTRGSDLNVRSGPGSNYRIIGFVKNGSEVTLEQIVNQDWAKISSPLSGYISQQYLQSCPPPPKQECRIVSTNTGKGLNVRQSPGGRIIGDLDNGTKVTIINSITNGWVQLVSPQKGYVSDRYLKPCPPPPPKEECRLVSTKGNPLNVRATPGGKIVGVVENGTTITIKGTSSDGWVPIVSPQKGYVSEAYLQPCPTVKKECGTVTTSGSELMVRSTPGGPSISTLKNGTEVKIESIRADGWVKISEPIIGYVSGKFIKIKPCPTPPPSEENCREVSAPQGLNVRKSPSNDGEIIGIIADGSKVTIVNRGSNGWVPISAPLQGYVTGKYLIYCPEFKAQEPSGPVG; this comes from the coding sequence ATGATCAGAAAGATTAGTGGTTGGCGAAAATTACTAGTGGTGTGCATCTCTGTGGCGCTAGCGTTTACAGCTTTTCCTGCGCCATCTTATGCTACTAGTCCTGCGATCGCTCAATTTACCCCATCCTCTCGTTTAGAAAACATCTCATTTGAGAACCAAGCAAAATTTCAACTAGCTGCGGCTACAGACAAATGCCGCAAAGTGGTGACTAGAGGCAGTGATCTCAATGTCCGTAGTGGACCCGGTAGCAATTACCGGATTATCGGTTTCGTCAAAAACGGGTCTGAGGTTACCCTTGAGCAAATAGTAAACCAAGACTGGGCAAAAATTTCTTCTCCCTTGTCAGGTTATATTTCTCAGCAGTATCTCCAATCCTGTCCACCACCACCTAAGCAGGAATGTCGCATAGTTTCGACCAATACTGGCAAGGGTCTGAATGTACGTCAGAGTCCTGGTGGTAGGATTATTGGTGACTTGGACAATGGCACTAAAGTCACTATCATCAATAGCATTACTAATGGTTGGGTACAGCTTGTCTCTCCCCAAAAGGGTTATGTTTCCGACCGATATCTCAAACCTTGTCCACCACCTCCTCCGAAAGAAGAATGTCGTCTAGTATCGACTAAGGGTAACCCGCTCAATGTGCGTGCGACCCCTGGTGGTAAGATTGTCGGTGTTGTAGAAAATGGTACTACAATCACTATCAAGGGTACTAGTAGTGATGGTTGGGTACCGATTGTTTCTCCCCAGAAAGGTTATGTGTCTGAGGCGTATCTTCAACCCTGCCCCACCGTCAAAAAAGAGTGTGGTACAGTTACCACTAGTGGTAGTGAGCTGATGGTGCGTTCAACTCCTGGTGGTCCGAGTATCAGTACATTAAAAAATGGTACTGAGGTCAAGATTGAGAGTATACGTGCAGATGGCTGGGTGAAGATTTCAGAACCCATAATCGGTTATGTGTCTGGCAAGTTTATTAAAATAAAACCTTGTCCAACACCACCACCATCGGAAGAGAATTGTCGGGAAGTTTCAGCACCACAGGGTTTAAATGTCCGCAAATCACCGTCAAATGATGGCGAGATTATTGGCATTATCGCTGATGGTTCTAAGGTAACGATTGTTAATCGTGGTAGTAATGGCTGGGTTCCTATTTCTGCGCCCTTACAAGGTTATGTTACTGGCAAGTATCTGATCTATTGTCCTGAGTTTAAGGCACAAGAGCCATCAGGACCAGTAGGTTAA
- a CDS encoding SirB1 family protein — protein MDFTLGRQGFYTEINQPDDQIHLAKAALYIAHEEYPDLAIDDYLNALDTMASEVEERLPEQRYPLRVIKTLNQYFYDDLGYAGNRSDYYDPRNSFLNQVIDRRTGIPITLSVVYLEVARRLDFPMVGIGMPGHFLIRPEFEQVGIFVDAFDGGEILFEQDCEERLTQIYGHPVTLEPRFLAPVSNRQLLARMLMNLKLIYLNRQDLPRALAAVERMLLLFPNAPGELRDRGLIYSQLGYLPQACQDLERYLEILPQAEDADIIRKLLQQIGHG, from the coding sequence ATGGATTTTACTTTAGGGCGTCAAGGGTTTTACACAGAAATAAATCAGCCAGATGACCAAATTCATTTGGCAAAAGCAGCGCTTTACATAGCTCACGAAGAATACCCGGATCTGGCTATTGATGATTATCTAAATGCCTTAGATACCATGGCATCCGAAGTAGAGGAGCGTTTGCCTGAGCAACGCTATCCTCTGCGAGTGATTAAGACTCTGAATCAGTATTTCTATGATGACCTAGGATATGCGGGCAATAGGAGTGATTACTACGATCCCCGGAATAGTTTCCTCAATCAGGTCATTGATCGGCGCACAGGTATCCCGATTACCCTTTCCGTGGTGTACCTGGAAGTCGCTCGACGCCTTGATTTTCCCATGGTTGGTATTGGGATGCCAGGGCATTTCCTAATTCGCCCAGAGTTTGAGCAGGTGGGAATCTTTGTGGATGCTTTCGATGGTGGTGAGATTTTATTTGAACAAGACTGCGAGGAACGACTAACCCAAATTTATGGGCATCCGGTAACCCTAGAACCACGTTTCCTAGCACCAGTGAGTAATCGGCAGCTGTTGGCACGGATGCTCATGAATCTTAAATTAATATATCTCAATCGCCAAGACTTACCTAGAGCGCTAGCCGCAGTTGAGCGCATGTTGTTGCTGTTTCCTAATGCACCCGGAGAACTGCGGGATCGGGGGCTGATTTACTCGCAGTTGGGGTATTTACCACAAGCATGCCAGGATTTGGAACGTTATTTAGAAATCCTGCCCCAAGCTGAGGATGCTGATATTATTCGTAAGTTACTTCAACAGATCGGACATGGGTAA
- a CDS encoding RNA-guided endonuclease InsQ/TnpB family protein, producing the protein MTQTFAAQVNRLPEDRQLGAGLEYLCRESNNLYNCTLYLARQLYFKEKKFSNGRWLSTQMKRNSHMKALYTSAAQQVCISVGEAFKGFKELLKLHKRGDLHLKPLPPNYRKSGGMYQISYPKRWLKLVDGQVRVPMGTACKVWFNLPEIWLPFPTNLNWDWVKELQIVPRAGYFDAVWISSDEYQVVGNLDPDLFLSIDPGLDNWLTCVSNAGTSFIIDGKHLKALNQWYNKRVSTIKGNKPQSFWCNLLDRTTEKRNRQMRDAVNKVAKTVVEHCIANGIGSVIFGWNKSQKQECNMGRRNNQKFVQVPTARLKERIRQLSEIYGMRFVETEESYTSKADALALDAIPVYGEKPDCWKPSGTRVNRGLYRSATGLEFNADINGALNIARKVTRSLGIDFNPSDLARGVLTSPKRLKIWDSIGSLPNATGSFAVLKDSPALCLTAGYANSRGSSQSRR; encoded by the coding sequence ATGACTCAAACATTTGCAGCACAAGTAAATCGACTACCTGAAGATAGGCAGTTAGGCGCAGGGTTAGAGTACCTTTGTAGAGAATCTAATAACCTCTACAATTGCACTCTGTATCTTGCTCGTCAGCTTTACTTCAAGGAGAAAAAATTCTCTAATGGGCGTTGGTTGTCTACTCAAATGAAGCGTAACTCTCACATGAAAGCGCTTTATACTTCTGCCGCTCAACAAGTCTGCATTTCTGTAGGTGAAGCGTTCAAGGGCTTCAAGGAACTGCTGAAGCTCCATAAACGGGGTGATTTGCATTTAAAACCATTACCGCCTAACTACCGGAAGTCTGGTGGAATGTATCAAATCTCCTATCCAAAACGCTGGTTAAAGTTGGTGGATGGTCAGGTTAGGGTTCCAATGGGCACGGCTTGTAAGGTGTGGTTTAATCTGCCAGAAATCTGGCTGCCATTTCCAACCAATCTGAATTGGGACTGGGTTAAAGAGTTACAGATTGTTCCAAGAGCGGGTTATTTTGATGCGGTCTGGATTAGTTCAGACGAGTATCAAGTGGTTGGTAATCTAGACCCTGATTTGTTTCTATCGATTGACCCAGGCTTAGATAACTGGTTGACCTGTGTTTCCAATGCTGGGACTAGCTTCATCATTGACGGCAAGCATTTGAAAGCTTTGAATCAATGGTATAACAAGCGAGTTTCCACTATTAAAGGAAACAAGCCCCAAAGCTTCTGGTGCAACTTGTTAGACCGGACAACAGAGAAGCGTAACCGTCAAATGAGAGATGCCGTTAACAAGGTAGCTAAGACTGTTGTAGAGCACTGCATTGCTAACGGTATTGGGTCAGTCATCTTTGGCTGGAATAAAAGTCAGAAGCAAGAATGCAACATGGGCAGAAGGAACAATCAGAAGTTTGTCCAGGTTCCAACAGCCAGACTAAAGGAAAGAATCAGGCAACTATCTGAAATCTATGGCATGAGGTTTGTTGAAACTGAAGAAAGCTATACCTCCAAAGCTGATGCGCTAGCACTTGATGCAATTCCCGTCTACGGTGAAAAACCCGATTGTTGGAAGCCGTCAGGTACTAGAGTTAATCGAGGTTTGTATAGGTCTGCTACAGGACTAGAGTTCAATGCGGATATTAATGGTGCATTGAACATTGCAAGAAAAGTAACCAGATCATTGGGCATTGACTTCAATCCTAGTGATTTGGCTAGGGGCGTTTTGACTTCGCCTAAGCGGTTGAAGATCTGGGATAGCATTGGCTCTCTACCTAATGCTACCGGATCTTTTGCAGTGCTGAAAGATTCCCCCGCGCTATGCCTGACGGCAGGCTACGCCAACAGCCGGGGGAGTAGTCAATCACGTCGGTAA